Proteins encoded together in one Shewanella acanthi window:
- a CDS encoding ammonia-forming cytochrome c nitrite reductase subunit c552, giving the protein MKLTLKTLLLPTLAVIFPFVASAIADESQQAMAEKYPQQYQSWDATLEQKEREDVLAKNPHNIILWAGSSYAKEYHSPRGHQFAVADVAQTLRTGVAPKAGDKGLSASCWTCKTPDAPRLINELGFEGYAAKNFTDLGREIKSVVYCTDCHEAGTEKLSLPRPHAKDAMAKIHLPFEEQNASMKGAQVCGQCHVTYYFRPEKSNIVNIPWIFGNTADLIEKYYDTRRFYEWIHPLSQTPMLKARHPEFEHWSRSKHAEVGVTCVTCHMPAAEDDKGNAFTSHKVDKALPNFDVSCKGCHSSQEAMTTKLSNLKKQIETKAHEVEDLLVKAHYEAKAAWGAGANWEQMNDVIMDIRHSQWRWDFAMSSHGIYAHNPDEAMQLLTKASEQAKSARAGLAKVLKQLKVEQVSYPDISTKEKAQQAVGLVEADLVKEKQQFIEDEINKHWDPIAKRGY; this is encoded by the coding sequence ATGAAATTAACACTTAAAACCCTATTGTTACCAACGTTAGCCGTTATCTTCCCCTTTGTTGCAAGTGCGATTGCTGATGAATCCCAACAGGCCATGGCGGAAAAGTATCCACAGCAATACCAAAGCTGGGATGCCACTTTAGAACAAAAAGAACGTGAAGATGTGCTGGCTAAGAATCCACACAATATCATCCTTTGGGCGGGCTCTTCCTATGCCAAGGAATACCATAGTCCCCGCGGCCATCAATTTGCGGTGGCGGATGTGGCACAAACCCTGCGAACAGGAGTAGCGCCTAAAGCGGGGGACAAGGGATTATCGGCAAGTTGCTGGACCTGTAAGACCCCCGACGCTCCTAGACTCATCAATGAATTGGGGTTTGAAGGCTATGCGGCGAAAAACTTTACCGATTTGGGCCGTGAAATTAAAAGCGTCGTTTATTGCACTGACTGCCATGAAGCAGGTACTGAAAAACTCAGTTTACCTCGTCCCCATGCGAAGGATGCGATGGCCAAAATTCATCTGCCTTTTGAGGAACAAAATGCTTCGATGAAAGGCGCGCAGGTGTGCGGGCAATGTCATGTGACTTACTATTTTCGTCCCGAGAAAAGTAATATCGTCAATATTCCTTGGATCTTCGGTAATACCGCAGATTTAATCGAAAAATATTACGATACCCGCCGTTTCTACGAGTGGATCCATCCCTTATCGCAAACCCCAATGTTAAAAGCCCGCCACCCAGAATTTGAACACTGGAGCCGCAGTAAGCATGCAGAGGTTGGCGTGACCTGCGTGACTTGCCATATGCCAGCCGCAGAAGACGACAAAGGCAATGCGTTTACTAGCCATAAAGTAGATAAAGCGCTCCCCAACTTCGACGTTAGCTGTAAAGGTTGTCACAGCAGCCAAGAAGCGATGACAACAAAACTTAGCAACTTAAAAAAACAGATTGAAACCAAAGCCCATGAGGTCGAGGATCTCTTAGTGAAAGCCCATTATGAAGCAAAAGCTGCTTGGGGTGCGGGGGCCAATTGGGAGCAAATGAATGATGTCATTATGGATATTCGTCATAGCCAATGGCGTTGGGATTTTGCCATGTCATCCCACGGTATTTATGCCCATAACCCTGATGAAGCCATGCAATTGCTTACCAAAGCTAGTGAGCAGGCCAAGAGTGCCCGTGCTGGATTAGCCAAAGTCTTAAAGCAACTTAAGGTCGAACAAGTGTCTTACCCTGATATCAGCACTAAGGAAAAAGCTCAGCAAGCAGTAGGTTTGGTTGAAGCAGATTTAGTCAAAGAAAAACAACAGTTTATTGAAGATGAAATCAATAAACACTGGGATCCTATCGCCAAAAGAGGGTATTAG
- a CDS encoding NnrS family protein, translated as MINIDDPKQTETTPAIWRLGFRPFFLGGSVVAAIYIPLWLVTWLLPQYSPFNTSFWAKVLPLWWHPHELLFGFAMAIVAGFLLTAVQNWTNQPSLKGWPLALTFGCWALARLLLLLPMQIPVLLPALFDALFLSTVAITLWRCIYRVKQWRNIGFPIMIFAALGINLYSYYTLLQRDFIVAHQIWQAMLWWLALLITIVGGRVIAFFTAMRIKATKAEPLPWIEYPLIAAMLLLVLQALTDFDAPVLKQALLVIAGVLHLIRFSRWLPHKTLKEPMLWSLHLAYVTLPISLLLMSWYIDDEYAYRCLLHLFAIGCMAMLCLSMISRVSLGHTSRNIYEGPNMRLGFICLPLAAVFRALMPIYFPENTSLWLWLAAGCWFGAFALFVWHYTPILTRPRIDGRPG; from the coding sequence GTGATTAATATCGATGATCCTAAACAAACTGAAACTACGCCTGCGATTTGGCGTTTAGGTTTTAGGCCATTCTTTCTCGGTGGCAGTGTCGTTGCGGCGATTTATATCCCCCTGTGGCTGGTGACTTGGCTATTGCCCCAATACAGTCCATTCAATACTTCCTTTTGGGCAAAGGTACTGCCGCTTTGGTGGCATCCCCATGAACTGTTGTTTGGCTTTGCCATGGCAATTGTGGCGGGATTTTTGTTAACCGCAGTACAAAATTGGACCAATCAACCTTCACTCAAAGGCTGGCCACTGGCGCTGACCTTCGGTTGCTGGGCGCTAGCGCGACTGCTGTTATTACTGCCGATGCAAATTCCGGTGTTACTGCCGGCGCTGTTTGATGCGCTCTTCCTAAGCACGGTAGCTATCACACTGTGGCGCTGTATTTATCGGGTTAAACAATGGCGCAATATTGGTTTTCCAATAATGATTTTCGCGGCATTGGGCATCAATTTATACAGCTATTACACGCTATTGCAGAGGGACTTTATTGTTGCCCATCAGATTTGGCAGGCAATGCTATGGTGGCTTGCACTGTTAATCACCATTGTGGGTGGCAGGGTGATTGCTTTCTTTACCGCAATGCGTATTAAAGCCACTAAGGCCGAACCGTTACCATGGATAGAATATCCCTTAATTGCGGCGATGTTACTGCTGGTGTTGCAGGCGCTGACAGATTTCGATGCACCGGTACTAAAGCAGGCCCTTTTAGTCATTGCTGGCGTGTTACATTTGATTCGCTTTTCTCGCTGGCTGCCCCATAAAACCTTAAAGGAACCTATGCTGTGGTCGCTGCATTTAGCCTATGTCACATTGCCAATCAGTCTGCTATTGATGAGTTGGTATATCGATGATGAATATGCCTATCGATGCCTACTACACTTATTTGCAATAGGTTGTATGGCCATGCTGTGTTTATCGATGATATCGAGGGTGTCCCTCGGCCACACCAGCCGCAATATCTACGAAGGCCCCAATATGCGCTTAGGGTTTATTTGCTTACCCTTAGCAGCGGTATTTAGAGCATTGATGCCAATCTATTTTCCCGAGAATACCTCGCTATGGTTATGGCTTGCAGCTGGGTGTTGGTTCGGTGCATTTGCCCTATTTGTGTGGCATTACACACCTATTTTAACGCGCCCCCGAATCGATGGTCGCCCCGGATAA
- a CDS encoding DUF368 domain-containing protein: protein MKYLLTYFKGMAMGAADVVPGVSGGTIAFITGILDTLLESVKKINPSLFGVIKAQGIKGAFIHINGAFLISLLAGILTSIFSFAKLISWLLVTHPIPIWSFFFGLIIISVVHMLKQVSGFTLARLGLFVLGVLAAWVITVLNPVSVDASYVNIFFGGAIAICAMVLPGISGSFILLLLGLYPVVLGAAKNLQIDILACFAVGAVIGLLSFSHLLSALLRKYHDGTVVFLTGLMLGTLGKIWPWKQTLTWRTNSHGEQVPLLEQNLSPFQFEQLTGQPSQMWIALICMLAAIALVWGLEKVAQRD, encoded by the coding sequence GTGAAATATTTGCTGACCTATTTTAAGGGGATGGCCATGGGGGCCGCCGATGTTGTGCCAGGGGTGTCGGGCGGCACTATCGCCTTCATTACGGGTATTTTGGATACCCTACTAGAGAGTGTAAAAAAGATTAATCCTTCGCTGTTTGGGGTAATTAAAGCTCAAGGGATCAAGGGGGCATTTATCCACATAAATGGCGCTTTTCTTATCAGTTTACTTGCGGGGATCCTGACCAGTATTTTTAGCTTCGCCAAACTGATTTCGTGGCTGCTGGTGACTCATCCCATTCCGATTTGGTCGTTCTTTTTTGGACTGATTATTATCTCTGTGGTGCACATGCTTAAGCAGGTGAGTGGCTTTACGTTGGCGCGTTTAGGCCTCTTCGTTTTAGGCGTGTTGGCCGCTTGGGTGATTACGGTGCTTAATCCCGTGTCGGTCGATGCCAGTTATGTAAATATCTTTTTTGGCGGCGCAATTGCGATTTGTGCCATGGTGCTTCCTGGGATTTCGGGCAGTTTTATCCTTTTATTATTAGGACTTTATCCTGTGGTATTAGGCGCGGCTAAGAACCTGCAGATTGATATCCTGGCGTGCTTTGCCGTTGGCGCTGTGATTGGTCTATTAAGCTTTAGCCATCTGTTATCGGCGCTACTTCGCAAATATCACGATGGCACTGTGGTGTTTTTAACGGGATTAATGTTAGGCACTCTAGGCAAAATTTGGCCTTGGAAACAAACTTTGACTTGGCGCACCAATTCCCACGGTGAGCAAGTGCCACTGCTGGAGCAAAATCTTTCGCCTTTTCAGTTCGAACAATTAACCGGACAACCTTCGCAAATGTGGATTGCGCTAATCTGTATGTTGGCCGCTATTGCGCTGGTGTGGGGATTAGAAAAGGTGGCACAGCGGGATTAA
- a CDS encoding DUF418 domain-containing protein, whose product MPTQENAKENLAHSHYANTASSELSELKIVPQQRIILLDAIRGFALLGIFFMNIYFMGITFFGYAGHVTPLILDEIIETFQNLFIEGRFISLFSLLFGIGIYLQSQKFKLEGRNTTSLIHARLRWLIVFGLIHGILIWPGDILLTYGVSGFLALRYSGNSIASLKLRAGLFIFIGLVFVALITLNGDDVVFTRESPVFASQYSAWTASYASQLKLHLLQIGYMVMIIPFTLMWFSAGLMLLGIALYQEGHFERGFSRRSLLQLLLLTLVLSTLDTVFGFSHNSTLEAIADVLVMLSAIPMALIYVHILVKFCQNPSPFVDALQRVGKLAFSLYILQSIVGVLLFRYLAPELLLTLDRWGYFGLALSYSLVQLLIATLYFRWFNQGPLEKLWRYLAFNSGHTDITK is encoded by the coding sequence TTGCCGACCCAAGAAAATGCCAAGGAGAATTTGGCTCATAGCCACTACGCCAATACAGCATCATCCGAGCTGTCAGAGCTGAAGATAGTCCCCCAACAACGCATTATCCTACTCGATGCGATTCGGGGCTTTGCCCTGCTCGGGATTTTCTTTATGAATATCTATTTTATGGGAATCACTTTTTTTGGTTATGCCGGACACGTCACGCCCTTAATCCTCGATGAGATTATTGAAACCTTTCAAAATCTGTTTATTGAGGGGCGATTTATCAGTTTGTTTTCATTGTTGTTTGGAATAGGTATCTATCTTCAATCTCAAAAATTCAAACTCGAAGGGCGAAACACAACGTCGCTAATCCACGCGCGATTACGTTGGCTTATTGTGTTTGGACTCATACACGGCATTCTTATCTGGCCGGGGGATATTCTGCTGACCTATGGGGTCAGCGGATTTTTAGCCCTGCGCTACTCAGGTAACAGTATCGCCAGCCTTAAGCTCAGGGCGGGGTTATTTATTTTCATTGGTCTAGTGTTTGTCGCGCTGATCACCCTAAACGGTGATGATGTAGTCTTTACCCGCGAGTCTCCTGTTTTTGCCTCCCAGTACAGTGCTTGGACCGCAAGCTACGCTAGCCAGTTAAAACTGCACTTATTACAGATTGGCTATATGGTAATGATCATCCCATTTACATTGATGTGGTTTAGTGCAGGCCTTATGCTACTTGGCATCGCGCTTTATCAAGAAGGGCATTTCGAACGTGGATTTAGTCGGCGCAGCCTGCTCCAACTTCTGCTGCTGACGCTGGTGCTTTCCACTCTAGATACCGTCTTTGGCTTTTCACATAACAGCACTCTTGAAGCCATTGCCGATGTATTGGTCATGTTGAGCGCCATCCCAATGGCACTGATTTATGTTCATATTCTGGTGAAATTCTGCCAAAATCCCTCCCCCTTTGTAGACGCCCTGCAAAGAGTAGGGAAACTCGCCTTTAGCCTCTACATACTGCAGTCCATTGTCGGTGTACTCTTGTTCCGCTACTTGGCACCCGAATTATTATTGACCTTAGACAGATGGGGCTATTTCGGGCTGGCATTGAGCTATTCCCTAGTACAACTGCTGATTGCAACGCTCTATTTTCGTTGGTTTAATCAAGGACCACTGGAAAAACTCTGGCGCTACTTGGCCTTTAACAGCGGCCACACTGATATAACTAAATGA
- a CDS encoding DUF1294 domain-containing protein, translated as MLFAISFLGLLTAACYWHFFPLVITGLYLGLSLMTFIVYALDKSAAKRGNWRTQERTLHLLSLFGGWPGALMAQNLLRHKSVKTSFRTRYWLSVVVNLALLGYGIQSGQIHRFI; from the coding sequence GTGTTATTCGCGATAAGCTTTTTAGGCTTGTTAACTGCGGCCTGTTATTGGCATTTTTTCCCTTTAGTTATCACAGGGTTGTATCTGGGCTTAAGTTTGATGACATTTATTGTCTATGCCTTGGATAAATCTGCAGCCAAACGCGGTAACTGGCGCACACAGGAGCGCACGCTGCACCTATTATCCCTCTTTGGTGGTTGGCCTGGCGCTTTGATGGCGCAAAATCTGCTGCGGCATAAATCGGTAAAAACGAGTTTTAGAACCCGTTATTGGCTGTCGGTTGTCGTCAATCTAGCGCTGCTGGGTTATGGCATCCAAAGTGGTCAAATCCACCGCTTTATCTAA
- a CDS encoding FKBP-type peptidyl-prolyl cis-trans isomerase — protein MKLLLVILVLTGAIFYVFTSLNNPKEALENIQRGQEFLAQNKDKEGVVTTASGLQYQVLSKGTGTVHPKATDSVTVHYHGTLIDGTVFDSSVDRGEPIAFPLNRVIKGWTEGVQLMVEGDKYRFFIPSELAYGNRSMGKIGAGSMLIFDVELLKIN, from the coding sequence ATGAAATTGTTACTTGTGATTCTGGTGCTTACTGGGGCCATTTTTTATGTTTTTACCTCGCTAAACAATCCTAAGGAAGCGCTGGAAAATATCCAACGTGGGCAGGAGTTTCTCGCCCAAAACAAGGATAAAGAAGGCGTTGTGACAACAGCCTCTGGCCTGCAGTACCAAGTATTGTCTAAAGGCACTGGCACAGTTCATCCAAAGGCAACCGATAGCGTAACTGTGCACTACCACGGTACGCTTATCGATGGCACAGTGTTCGACAGCTCCGTCGACAGAGGCGAGCCGATTGCCTTCCCACTTAATCGTGTTATTAAGGGGTGGACTGAAGGAGTGCAACTCATGGTTGAAGGTGACAAGTACCGCTTTTTTATCCCGAGTGAACTCGCCTACGGCAATCGCAGCATGGGTAAAATCGGCGCTGGCTCTATGCTAATTTTCGATGTTGAGCTATTAAAAATTAACTAA
- a CDS encoding glycosyl hydrolase family 18 protein, producing MFKTQLSTPALLVASVLASACSFDALAAKPGKPTLAWGETKFAIVEVNQSATAYEQLVTVKDAADVSVSWNLWSGDVGNTAKVLLNGQVAWEGPSSASGTANFKVSQGGRYQLQVQLCNSEGCTASDAREILVADTDGSHLLPLKSALAENNRPYVNKSGKVVGSYFVEWGVYGRKFPVDKIPAQNLTHILYGFTPICGGNGINDSLKEIEGSFQALQRACSGRSDFKVAIHDPWAAIQMPQVGVSDYSDPYKGNFGQLMALKQAYPDLKILPSVGGWTLSDPFFFLDDSAKRATFVASVKEFLQTWKFFDGVDIDWEFPGGNGANTSLGKPTDGQTYVTLMRELRAMLDELSAETGRSYELTSAISAGDDKIVKVDYQAAQQYMDYLFLMSYDFNGGWSNTELGHQTNLYEASWDPNIRYTTDNGVKALLAQGVTPSKIVVGAAMYGRGWTGVHGYSGNNPFTGTATGKVKGTWEAGVVDYRQIVNDYMGAGWSYSYDETAEAPSVFNAATGDLITFDDPRSVKAKGQYVLANQLAGLFAWEIDADNGDILNAMHEGLGHGEGVTPPANKAPIANAGNDIVVTGPADVVLSGSASRDPENGALTYEWTQTSGPSIAISNADVADVSIFLGAVTVDTQYRFTLTVTDSEGLSASDTVMITNKALTANQAPEVSVTSSATVEAGSAVTISASATDEDGDALTYVWSVPAGISASGINSPTLVLTGPNVTTQTQYGLSLLVSDGALDTTATVNLTVTPKATTGGGCSAIDPNAGNYPAWSAAKIYNTGDTVSYNQLVWKAKYWTQGNTPSRTADQWLLLSQVELGWDAQVAYVGGATTIYHGRQWQASYWTKGDVPGASAVWVDIGAASCQ from the coding sequence ATGTTTAAGACTCAATTATCTACCCCTGCGCTGCTGGTGGCTTCGGTTCTGGCTTCTGCCTGCAGTTTCGATGCACTGGCCGCTAAGCCTGGCAAACCAACACTTGCTTGGGGGGAAACTAAGTTCGCGATTGTCGAGGTCAATCAATCGGCCACGGCCTACGAACAGTTAGTCACAGTGAAAGATGCCGCCGATGTGTCGGTCAGTTGGAACCTTTGGAGTGGCGATGTTGGCAATACCGCTAAAGTGTTGTTAAACGGCCAAGTGGCATGGGAAGGACCCTCGAGCGCATCTGGCACAGCAAATTTTAAAGTGAGTCAGGGCGGTCGTTATCAGTTGCAGGTGCAACTGTGTAATAGCGAGGGCTGCACTGCAAGTGATGCGCGAGAGATCCTTGTCGCCGATACCGACGGCAGTCATTTGTTGCCATTAAAATCGGCACTGGCTGAAAACAACCGTCCCTACGTCAATAAGTCGGGCAAAGTGGTGGGTAGTTACTTTGTTGAGTGGGGCGTCTATGGCCGTAAATTCCCTGTCGATAAAATCCCAGCACAAAACCTGACCCATATTCTCTATGGCTTTACCCCGATTTGTGGTGGCAATGGCATTAACGACAGCCTTAAGGAAATTGAAGGCAGTTTCCAAGCGCTGCAGCGCGCCTGTAGTGGCCGCAGCGATTTTAAAGTAGCGATTCATGACCCTTGGGCCGCAATTCAAATGCCGCAGGTCGGTGTGAGTGATTACTCCGACCCATATAAAGGTAACTTCGGCCAATTGATGGCGCTCAAGCAAGCCTATCCTGATTTAAAAATCCTCCCCTCGGTGGGAGGCTGGACGTTATCCGATCCCTTTTTCTTTTTAGACGATAGTGCCAAGCGTGCGACCTTTGTCGCTTCGGTCAAAGAGTTTTTACAAACCTGGAAATTCTTTGATGGGGTGGATATCGACTGGGAATTCCCAGGCGGTAATGGCGCCAACACCAGCTTAGGAAAGCCAACCGATGGCCAAACCTACGTGACCCTTATGCGGGAACTGAGGGCCATGCTGGATGAGCTCAGCGCCGAAACCGGTCGCAGTTATGAGTTAACCTCGGCGATTAGTGCGGGTGACGATAAAATTGTGAAGGTGGATTATCAGGCTGCTCAGCAATATATGGATTACCTGTTCCTGATGAGTTACGACTTTAACGGTGGCTGGAGTAATACCGAGCTTGGTCATCAGACCAACCTCTATGAAGCGAGTTGGGATCCTAACATTCGCTATACCACTGACAATGGCGTTAAAGCGCTATTAGCCCAAGGCGTGACACCGAGCAAAATTGTTGTAGGTGCTGCTATGTATGGCCGTGGCTGGACTGGCGTGCATGGTTATTCGGGCAATAACCCCTTCACAGGGACTGCTACCGGAAAAGTAAAAGGGACTTGGGAGGCTGGGGTTGTCGATTATCGCCAAATCGTAAATGACTATATGGGCGCAGGCTGGAGTTATAGCTACGATGAAACCGCCGAGGCGCCCTCGGTGTTTAATGCTGCTACTGGCGATCTAATTACGTTTGACGATCCGCGTTCGGTGAAAGCCAAGGGGCAGTATGTGTTGGCAAACCAATTAGCTGGGTTATTTGCCTGGGAAATCGATGCCGACAATGGCGATATCCTCAATGCAATGCACGAAGGGCTTGGTCATGGTGAGGGTGTCACTCCTCCTGCTAACAAGGCGCCAATCGCCAATGCGGGCAACGATATCGTGGTCACAGGCCCAGCAGACGTTGTGCTTTCTGGCAGTGCGTCACGGGATCCTGAAAACGGCGCATTAACCTACGAATGGACGCAAACCTCAGGCCCGAGTATCGCCATCAGTAATGCCGATGTTGCCGATGTGTCGATATTCCTTGGTGCTGTCACTGTCGATACACAATACCGTTTTACCCTTACTGTGACCGATTCAGAAGGCTTAAGCGCCAGCGATACAGTGATGATCACCAATAAAGCACTAACGGCTAATCAAGCACCTGAAGTTTCTGTTACCTCTAGCGCAACAGTCGAAGCGGGGAGCGCTGTAACCATCAGTGCCAGTGCCACTGATGAAGATGGCGATGCTCTTACCTACGTTTGGTCTGTGCCCGCTGGGATCAGTGCTTCTGGGATTAATAGCCCAACACTGGTGCTGACAGGGCCTAATGTTACGACACAAACCCAATATGGTCTCAGCCTGCTGGTTTCCGATGGCGCCTTAGATACCACTGCCACGGTCAACCTAACCGTTACGCCTAAGGCCACAACTGGCGGTGGTTGCTCGGCGATAGATCCCAATGCGGGTAATTACCCCGCTTGGAGCGCAGCAAAGATTTACAATACGGGCGATACCGTTAGCTATAACCAACTGGTGTGGAAGGCAAAATACTGGACCCAAGGTAATACACCGTCACGCACAGCTGACCAATGGCTGCTACTAAGCCAAGTCGAACTCGGTTGGGATGCGCAGGTAGCCTATGTTGGCGGCGCGACCACCATTTACCATGGTCGTCAATGGCAGGCCAGTTACTGGACTAAGGGCGATGTACCAGGCGCTTCTGCCGTGTGGGTCGATATTGGCGCGGCGAGCTGCCAATAA
- a CDS encoding aminopeptidase P family protein: MPSNPSQAIASRLDAIRGELANANLDAFIIPRADEYLGEYVPEHNERLLWATGFTGSAGMAIVLRDKAAIFTDGRYTVQVRLQVDANLFSYESLTDTPQIEWLCDTLPAHSRVGFDARLHTLAWFENAKATLAKAHIELVNVEQNPIDKHWQDRPALSSAPILLFSNDSAGKTSQQKRTEIGALVKKAGADVALIAAPDSYCWLLNIRGNDVPRFPVVLGSALLHANGDMQLFTDLTKLPEGIEAHVGTGVSFKAETSLADTLASLKGVKLLADPNSANAWSQNIAREAGALLIAGIDPVSLPKAQKNAAELAGMRACHIRDGVAVSRFLAWLDNEVAAKRLHDEATLADKLESFRLEDPQYREPSFDTISAAGPNAAMCHYNHNNGTPALMAMDSIYLVDSGAQYLDGTTDVTRTIAIGKVTDEQKKMVTLVLKGHIALDQARFPKGTTGQQLDAFARQYLWQHGFDYDHGTGHGVGHFLSVHEGPQRIGKNINAVQLLPGMVLSNEPGYYRADCFGIRLENLVVVQPCEALKGAEREIYEFDALTLIPMDSRLIDKTLLTQEEVTWFNAYHQKVFNTLSPLMSGDELAWLTQATRAI; encoded by the coding sequence ATGCCGTCAAACCCATCTCAAGCAATTGCCAGCCGCCTCGATGCCATTCGTGGCGAACTCGCCAATGCTAATCTCGATGCTTTTATTATTCCCCGTGCCGATGAATACCTCGGTGAATATGTGCCTGAGCATAATGAGCGCCTGCTATGGGCAACGGGCTTTACCGGCTCGGCCGGTATGGCGATAGTGCTCAGGGATAAGGCCGCCATTTTCACCGATGGCCGTTATACAGTGCAGGTGCGCCTACAGGTCGATGCCAATCTATTTAGCTATGAAAGCTTAACCGACACACCACAAATTGAGTGGTTGTGCGACACCCTGCCAGCCCATTCTCGTGTGGGTTTTGATGCACGCCTTCATACCCTAGCTTGGTTTGAAAATGCCAAGGCGACACTGGCAAAAGCACACATTGAACTCGTCAATGTTGAGCAAAACCCCATCGACAAACATTGGCAGGATAGACCTGCGCTCTCAAGTGCACCGATTTTACTGTTCAGCAATGACAGTGCAGGCAAAACCAGTCAGCAGAAACGTACAGAAATTGGTGCGTTAGTGAAAAAAGCCGGCGCCGATGTAGCACTGATTGCCGCGCCGGATTCCTACTGCTGGTTACTTAACATTCGTGGAAACGATGTACCACGCTTCCCTGTGGTACTAGGCTCTGCCCTGCTGCACGCCAATGGCGACATGCAGTTATTCACCGATTTAACCAAGCTTCCAGAGGGTATCGAAGCCCATGTGGGCACAGGCGTTAGCTTTAAGGCTGAAACGTCACTCGCAGATACGCTGGCAAGCCTTAAGGGCGTGAAGCTGCTTGCCGATCCAAATTCTGCCAACGCTTGGTCGCAAAATATTGCCCGTGAAGCTGGCGCACTGTTAATCGCTGGCATAGACCCAGTATCCTTACCAAAGGCGCAGAAAAATGCCGCCGAACTTGCTGGCATGCGTGCCTGTCATATCCGCGATGGTGTCGCCGTGAGTCGCTTCCTGGCTTGGTTAGACAATGAAGTTGCAGCCAAGCGTCTGCACGATGAAGCCACACTTGCCGATAAGTTAGAAAGCTTCCGCCTCGAAGATCCACAGTATCGCGAGCCAAGTTTCGATACCATTTCTGCCGCCGGCCCAAATGCGGCCATGTGCCATTACAACCACAACAATGGCACGCCAGCTTTGATGGCCATGGACAGCATTTATTTGGTGGATTCTGGCGCCCAGTACCTCGATGGCACAACCGACGTTACCCGCACCATCGCTATCGGTAAGGTGACCGATGAGCAGAAAAAAATGGTGACCTTGGTATTAAAAGGCCATATTGCACTCGATCAAGCACGCTTCCCCAAGGGCACTACCGGACAACAGCTCGATGCTTTTGCCCGTCAATACCTGTGGCAACATGGCTTCGATTACGACCATGGCACGGGCCATGGCGTGGGACATTTCTTGAGCGTACATGAAGGGCCGCAGCGCATCGGCAAGAACATTAACGCCGTTCAATTACTCCCTGGCATGGTGTTATCCAATGAGCCTGGCTATTACCGCGCCGACTGCTTCGGTATTCGCCTCGAAAACCTCGTCGTAGTACAGCCATGTGAAGCCTTGAAAGGCGCCGAGCGTGAAATCTATGAATTTGACGCACTGACACTCATTCCTATGGATTCGCGTCTTATCGATAAGACACTGTTAACTCAAGAAGAAGTTACTTGGTTTAACGCCTACCACCAAAAAGTGTTTAATACCCTATCTCCATTGATGTCGGGTGATGAACTGGCTTGGTTGACTCAGGCAACCCGCGCCATTTAA